The genomic DNA GCCAGAAAAATATCAAAACCATTAATGGAATTAAGCAAAAAAGTAGACAGATTTGCGACAGGAGATTTCACAGTAGAATTCAAATCAAAAGGGAAAGACGAAACAGCAATAATAGCGAAATCATTACAAAACATGTCAAATAATCTGAGAGAAACAGTAAAATGGTTATTAAAAGCGGGAAATAAAATAGAAGAATCATCAGAGATATTAGGAGAAGTAGCGGAAAAAACAATGTTGGCAAACGAAGAAGCGATGGAAAAAGCGAAAACAATAGAAGAAAATGCAGAAAATGCAGCAGCGACAACAGAAGAACTAACATCAGGAGTAAATGAAGTATCAATAGCAGCGCAAAACGTATCAAGTAATGCAGTGGAAATATCACAAGAAGTAAACGAAACAACAGAAGTAACAGAAGAAGGGGAAAAATCAATAAACGAAATAACAAAAATAATAGAACAAGCAGTAGAAAAATCAAAAGAAACGGAAAAGACGGTAGAAATACTAGCAGAAAAAGCAAAAAACATAGGAGAAATAGTAGAAACAATAACAAACATAACAGAACAGACAAATCTATTAGCATTAAATGCAGCAATAGAAGCGGCAAGGGCAGGAGAAGCAGGGAAAGGATTTGCAGTAGTAGCGGATGAAATCAGGAAATTAGCAGAAGAATCGAAAAAAGCGACAGAACAGATAGCACAAATACTAACAGAAATAAAAAATGGAGCACAAAACGCAAACAAAGCAACAGAAGAAACAGTAAAAGTAATAAACGAAGTAGAAGACTATGCAAACGGCGTAAAAGAGAAATTCCAGAACATATTAGAAAGAATAGAAAACATAAATCAGAGAGTAGAAGGTCTAACCGCAAGTGCAGAAGAACAAAGTGCATCGACAGAAGAAATGGCAGCTGCGAGCGATAAAACAGCGCAAATGATACTGGAAATATCAAATGAAATAAACGAAATAACAAAAGATATAGAAGAAGAAAGCAAAGAAATAGAAAATGTAAATGAAAAAGCAGAAGAATTAGAAAAATTAGTAGAAGAACTAAACAAAAAATTGAATCAGTTTAAAATATAACAAATCCCATTCGGGATTTGTTATATTTTATTCTTTTATTTACTTAAATAATGTTAAAAAAAATATGTTATAATTTAAAAAACGGATAGAGGTGAAAATATGAAAAAACTTCTGAAAAATGCATATGTATTAATAAGTGCTGATGCTGATATAAAAAAGTTAGATATATTAGTTGAAAAAGATAGAATAATAGAAATAGCAGATGAAAATGTGGATATAGATGAAGATATAGAGATATACGATTTATCAAATAAATTAATAATTCCTGGATTTATAAATACTCATACTCATTTAGCAATGAGCATATTTAGAGGAATTGGAGATGATTTAACATTAAAAGATTGGCTTTTTAATGAAATGTTTCCAAGAGAAGATTTATTAAACGAAGAAATCACATATTATGGTTCTTTAATATCAATATTAGAAATGTTATCAAAGGGAATAACAACGGTCGTAGATATGTATCTATTTATGAATGGAACAGCAAAGGCAGTAAAGAATACAGGAATAAGAGCATATTTAACCAGAGGACTTGGGTATGATAATGATGATGGATGGAGAAAAAGAATAGATGAAACAGTATATTTGTTTGAAAATTATCATAATAAAAATAATATAAAAATAGGCTTTGGTCCTCATGCACCATATACATGTCCTATGAAAAAATTAGAAGAGGTTGCGGAGTTAACCAAACGCTATAATGCATTTACAACCATACATTTATATGAATCCAAAAATGAAAGAGAAATGTATACATTAGAAGATATAGAAAAAACAGGATTGTTCAAAAACAATGTAATTGCTGCTCATTGTGTCCATGTAGACGAAAAAGACATAGAAATTTTATCTCGTAATGAAATAACAGTTGCACATAATCCTTCGAGCAATTTAAAGCTTGGCAATGGAATAGTTCCTATTTTAAAAATGTTGCAACATAAAATAAATATAACAATTGGAACGGATGGAGCAGCTAGTAATAACACATTAAATCTCTGGGAAGAAATGAGAATAGCTTCTTTATTACAAAAAATCGAAGGTCCAGAAAAATTCAAAACAGAAGAAGCATTAAGAATGATATGGGAAAATGGAGGTTATGCATTAAATGAAAAAATTGGGAGAATAGAGGAAAATTATAAAGCAGATTTAGCTATAATAGATTTAAATTCATTTGAATTTTATCCAAATGATATAAATAGATTAAAGTCACACATAGTATATTCACCTATAAATAAGGTATATGCAACTATGGTAAATGGTGAATGGGTATATTATAACGGTGAGTATCCAAAATTAAAAGAAACGGATTATTATAATAAATTTCATGAGAAATATTTTGAGTTAGAAAGAAAATTTAATGAACAAAAGGGGAATAAATAGTGTTATATAATAAATTAAGTGATTACTTAAAAAAAAGATACGGAGAAAGAGTGCAAAGGCTGCCGATAAATGCAGGATTCACATGCCCAAACAAAACAGGATTAAGAGGAACAGGTGGTTGTATATATTGTGAAGAAACAGGAAGTGGTTTTGCATCGCTATCTCCCAAAACGCCGATATCAGAACAAATAAGATATATGATTGAAAGATATAAAGGTAAAGCAAATAAATATATGGCATATTTTCAATCGAATACGAATACATATGCACCGGTACATGTATTGAAAAAAATTTATGATTCAGCGTTAGTTGACGATAGAATAGTAATTTTAGATATATCAACGAGACCGGACACAGTAGAAGATGAAAAACTGGAACTTATTGCATCATATAAAGAAAAGTTAGATGTATATCTAGAATTTGGTTTGCAAAGTGTAAATTATAAAACATTAAAAATATTAAACAGAGGACATACACTTGCCGAATTTATTGATGCAGTAAATAGGGCAAAAAAAAGAAATATAGAGATTATAGTACATATGATAATAGATATGCCATGGGATGATAAAGAAGATATAATAGAAGGAGCAAAAATTTTATCCGCTTTAAAAATAGATGGAGTAAAATTACATTCTCTATATATAACAAAAAATACAATTTTAGGAAAAATGTATGAAAAAGGTGAAGTTATCCCCCTATCTCTTGAAGAATTTATAGAAAGAAATATTCTATTTTTAGAATATCTTGATCCGGATATAGTAATACATCGTCTTGCTGCAGATCCGCCGAAAACTGGTGTTTTGCATGGTAATTGGGGAATGTCAAAAATAAAAATAATAAACATACTCGAAAAAGAAATGAAAAAAAGAAATACATATCAGGGAAGATTATTTAATTATCTTAATAATTAGCAGTGGGGCGATCGGTCGCATGGCGAAATACAATTCGTCATGAGGAAAGTCCGGACTCTAAGGGCAAGGTGCCGGTTAATTGCCGGGAGGAGTAATCCTCGGAATAGGGCCATAGAAATGAAAACCGCCATTCTTGGCAAGGGTGGAACGGTGAGGTAAGAGCTCACCAGCATCAGGGTAACCTGATGGCTTGGTAACCCCCACCTTGAGCAAGGTCAAATAGGAAGAGTAAGCTTGCCCGGCATGCTTTTTAGCCTCTTCCAGGTAGACCGCTTAGATAAATGACCGATAAAACAGAATCCGGCTTATAGCCCCACTGTTTTTAAATAATAAAAAATAAGTTGAAAAAATAAAAAAAATGTTGTATAATATTAATTAGATAGCAATAATAAAGTTTTTTAAAATATATACGATAAGTAAATAGGAAGATAATTAAGAAAGCGAGGGGGAAATATGAAAAAAATTTTGTTAGTATTACTACTTGTATTTAGCGTTTTAAGTTTTTCGCAAATTGAACCACTATCTCCATGGAATAAAGATTTGAATTCCGCATTGGTTTCGTGGTCTGCAAGAAATTTTATAGAAATAAATGGAGGAATAAAATCTGGTTTAATTCAGGAAAGTTTAGATTCTTTGGAAGAAGTAATAGACTTAAACATATTTGGAAATGAAGAGAATTATTATGATTTAAGTGATTCAAATATTTTAAGCAGAAATGTTGAATTTAATATGTTTGCAAAATTAAAACTAGGTAGTTTTGTTTTATCACCAGAATTTACTATACAAAATATTGACAAACATAATTTAAAAACTCTTGATTTTAGAAATGCATTGTTAGCAAGAGGTGGATTACATGTAGGACTAAAAGGGAAGGATTTTTCTTTTGGAGGGACAATAAAAAGTTATATTCCTATTTATGATGTTGTAAGGGCAGGAGATGGAGATAGATATTATATCATTACAGCATTTCCAGATGATATAAATAACCTTCCATATAATTATTCATTATTACATGATGGTCCAGATAAAATATTTGATAAAATGGATATGCTTATGGATAAACTCTTAAACAATGGTATTATCACATTAGATGTTGGTTTTGTTGCTGGAAAAGATTATCCTGCAATAGGATTTGGAATTAAAGATATACCAATAGCAGAAGGTATAGGAATATATAAATCCCATACATTTGCGGAGGTTGATTATAGCACAGAGACTCTTGAATTTGAGAATTTTAATATTGCCCATATTAGTGATGAAAAAAGTTTTACAGATTTCAAACCATGGAAAATGACATTTTTTATAACTTTACCAATATTATTGGATTTTGTTCCATCAATTGAATATGCACCGGAAACAAATGATTTTGTATGGGGAGTAGCTGCTGGTCAAAGATTATTCTGGGGATTTTTACCATTCTGGGCAGAAATAAAGAATTATAGTATTAATACAGATTATGATACATTTGAATACTGGACATTTAATGGTGGGTTTGGTATGAATGTATATCTTGCTGAAGTTCATGCTTCGTTGAGCACACAGGCACAAGCTCTAGAAGAATTGTTCAATGCAAGAAATACATCTGTGAATATCAATATGTCAGTAGGATTTTAATATGAGAGATTCTAAAAGCACCACATAATGTGGTGCTTTTTATGTGGTATAATAATATTGATTTTAATTATATTAATTATAAGGAGAGATACAATGGCTAATATATATTTGAAAAATAATATAAAATCAAGAATATTAAATGGACACTCATGGGTATATGAAAATGAAATAGAAAAAATACTGGGGGATTATGATAATGGAGATATTGTAGATGTTTTTTATAATAAAAAATTCGTTGGTCGTGGATATATAAATAACAATTCAAAAATAAGAGTACGCCTTCTTACAAAAAAA from Marinitoga sp. 1197 includes the following:
- a CDS encoding amidohydrolase, with translation MKKLLKNAYVLISADADIKKLDILVEKDRIIEIADENVDIDEDIEIYDLSNKLIIPGFINTHTHLAMSIFRGIGDDLTLKDWLFNEMFPREDLLNEEITYYGSLISILEMLSKGITTVVDMYLFMNGTAKAVKNTGIRAYLTRGLGYDNDDGWRKRIDETVYLFENYHNKNNIKIGFGPHAPYTCPMKKLEEVAELTKRYNAFTTIHLYESKNEREMYTLEDIEKTGLFKNNVIAAHCVHVDEKDIEILSRNEITVAHNPSSNLKLGNGIVPILKMLQHKINITIGTDGAASNNTLNLWEEMRIASLLQKIEGPEKFKTEEALRMIWENGGYALNEKIGRIEENYKADLAIIDLNSFEFYPNDINRLKSHIVYSPINKVYATMVNGEWVYYNGEYPKLKETDYYNKFHEKYFELERKFNEQKGNK
- a CDS encoding TIGR01212 family radical SAM protein (This family includes YhcC from E. coli K-12, an uncharacterized radical SAM protein.), whose protein sequence is MLYNKLSDYLKKRYGERVQRLPINAGFTCPNKTGLRGTGGCIYCEETGSGFASLSPKTPISEQIRYMIERYKGKANKYMAYFQSNTNTYAPVHVLKKIYDSALVDDRIVILDISTRPDTVEDEKLELIASYKEKLDVYLEFGLQSVNYKTLKILNRGHTLAEFIDAVNRAKKRNIEIIVHMIIDMPWDDKEDIIEGAKILSALKIDGVKLHSLYITKNTILGKMYEKGEVIPLSLEEFIERNILFLEYLDPDIVIHRLAADPPKTGVLHGNWGMSKIKIINILEKEMKKRNTYQGRLFNYLNN
- a CDS encoding methyl-accepting chemotaxis protein, translated to ARKISKPLMELSKKVDRFATGDFTVEFKSKGKDETAIIAKSLQNMSNNLRETVKWLLKAGNKIEESSEILGEVAEKTMLANEEAMEKAKTIEENAENAAATTEELTSGVNEVSIAAQNVSSNAVEISQEVNETTEVTEEGEKSINEITKIIEQAVEKSKETEKTVEILAEKAKNIGEIVETITNITEQTNLLALNAAIEAARAGEAGKGFAVVADEIRKLAEESKKATEQIAQILTEIKNGAQNANKATEETVKVINEVEDYANGVKEKFQNILERIENINQRVEGLTASAEEQSASTEEMAAASDKTAQMILEISNEINEITKDIEEESKEIENVNEKAEELEKLVEELNKKLNQFKI